A single Apodemus sylvaticus chromosome 20, mApoSyl1.1, whole genome shotgun sequence DNA region contains:
- the Plppr3 gene encoding phospholipid phosphatase-related protein type 3 codes for MIAMKEKNKTPKDSMTLLPCFYFVELPIVASSIVSLYFLELTDLFKPAKVGFQCYDRALSMPYVETNEELIPLLMLLSLAFAAPAASIMVGEGMVYCLQSRLWGRGPGGVEGSINAGGCNFNSFLRRTVRFVGVHVFGLCATALVTDVIQLATGYHTPFFLTVCKPNYTLLGTSCESNPYITQDICSGHDTHAILSARKTFPSQHATLSAFAAVYVSMYFNSVISDATKLLKPILVFAFAIAAGVCGLTQITQYRSHPVDVYAGFLIGAGIAAYLACHAVGNFQAPRAEKVPAPAPAKDALRSLTQRGRESMYQQNKSVSTDELGPPGRLDGVPRPVAREKTSLGSLKRASVDVDLLAPRSPMGKEGMVTFSNTLPRVSTPSLDDPARRHMTIHVPLDASRSRQLISEWKQKSLEGRGLGLADEASPVHLRAPAEQVAEEEEEEEEEEEEEEEEEEEEGPAPPSLYPTVQARPGLGPRVILPPRPGPQPLVHIPEEGVQAGAGLSPKSSSSVRAKWLSMAEKGGGPVAPSQPRVANPPRLLQVIAMSKAAGGPKAETASSSSASSDSSQYRSPSDRDSASIVTIDAHAPHHPVVHLSAGSTPWEWKAKVAEGEGGYELGDLARGFRSSCKQPGVGPGSPVSDADQDEPRYGVVATVNLATGEGLPPPGASEGALGAGSRESTLRRQVGGLAEREAEAEAETYYRRMQARRYQD; via the exons ATGATTGCTATGAAGGAGAAGAATAAAACGCCGAAGGACAGCATGACGCTCCTGCCTTGCTTTTATTTCGTGGAG CTCCCCATCGTGGCTTCCTCCATTGTGTCTCTGTACTTCCTGGAGCTCACGGACCTCTTCAAGCCGGCCAAGGTGGGCTTTCAGTGCTACGACCGCGCCCTGTCCATGCCGTACGTGGAGACGAACGAAGAGCTGATCCCGCTGCTCATGCTCCTCAGCCTGGCCTTCGCGGCGCCCGCGGCCTCG ATCATGGTCGGCGAAGGCATGGTCTACTGCCTGCAGTCCAGGCTCTGGGGCCGAGGTCCGGGGGGCGTGGAGGGCAGCATCAATGCTGGTGGCTGCAACTTCAACTCCTTCCTCCGGCGCACCGTGCGCTTTGTGG GTGTGCACGTGTTTGGCCTGTGTGCCACGGCGCTGGTGACAGATGTCATCCAGTTGGCCACCGGCTACCACACGCCTTTCTTCCTAACCGTCTGCAAACCCAATTACACCCTGCTGGGCACTTCCTGTGAGTCGAACCCTTACATCACACAGGACATCTGCTCTGGCCACGATACTCATGCCATCCTCTCAGCAAG GAAGACCTTCCCGTCCCAGCACGCCACTCTGTCGGCCTTTGCTGCCGTCTACGTGTCG ATGTACTTCAACTCGGTCATCTCGGACGCCACCAAGCTTCTGAAGCCAATCCTTGTGTTCGCCTTTGCCATCGCTGCCGGCGTCTGCGGCCTCACGCAGATCACCCAGTACCGCAGCCACCCCGTGGACGTCTACGCCGGCTTCCTTATCGGTGCTGGCATCGCTGCCTACCTG GCCTGCCACGCGGTGGGTAACTTCCAGGCGCCACGGGCAGAAAAGGTGCCTGCGCCAGCTCCTGCCAAGGACGCCCTGCGATCGCTGACGCAGCGGGGCCGCGAGTCCATGTACCAGCAGAATAAGTCTGTCAGCACCGACGAGCTGGGCCCGCCGGGGAGGCTCGACGGGGTGCCTCGGCCGGTGGCTCGGGAGAAGACGTCCCTCGGCAGCCTGAAGCGAGCCAGTGTGGATGTGGACCTGCTGGCCCCGCGCAGCCCCATGGGCAAGGAGGGCATGGTCACCTTCAGCAACACGCTGCCCCGGGTCAGCACGCCCTCGCTGGATGACCCTGCGCGGCGCCACATGACCATCCACGTGCCCCTGGATGCCTCCCGCTCCAGGCAGCTCATCAGTGAGTGGAAGCAGAAGTCCCTGGAGGGGCGTGGCCTGGGGCTTGCAGATGAGGCTAGCCCTGTGCATCTGCGGGCCCCAGCAGAGCAGGTagcggaggaggaagaggaggaggaggaggaggaagaagaggaggaggaagaggaggaagaggaagggcctGCCCCACCCTCACTCTACCCTACTGTCCAGGCTCGGCCAGGGCTGGGGCCCCGAGTCATCCTGCCTCCGCGGCCAGGGCCCCAGCCCCTTGTACACATCCCTGAGGAAGGAGTTCAGGCTGGAGCTGGCCTGTCACCCAAGAGCAGCTCATCAGTGCGGGCCAAGTGGCTGTCGATGGCCGAGAAGGGAGGGGGCCCGGTGGCTCCGTCACAGCCACGGGTGGCTAACCCACCGCGGCTGCTCCAGGTCATTGCCATGTCCAAGGCAGCAGGGGGCCCCAAGGCCGAGACGGCTTCATCTTCCAGTGCCAGCTCCGACTCCTCCCAGTACAGGTCCCCATCAGACCGTGACTCTGCCAGCATTGTCACCATTGATGCACACGCACCTCACCACCCAGTGGTGCACCTGTCCGCTGGCAGCACGCCCTGGGAGTGGAAGGCTAAAGTGGCGGAGGGGGAGGGTGGTTATGAGCTGGGGGACCTGGCGCGTGGCTTCAGGAGCAGCTGTAAACAGCCCGGAGTGGGCCCGGGGTCTCCAGTAAGTGACGCAGACCAGGACGAGCCCCGGTATGGGGTGGTGGCCACTGTCAACCTGGCCACTGGGGAGGGTCTGCCCCCACCAGGTGCAAGTGAAGGGGCCCTGGGCGCAGGCAGCCGGGAATCCACCCTGAGGCGCCAGGTGGGCGGGCTGGCGGAGAGAGAGGCGGAGGCCGAGGCTGAAACTTATTACAGGAGGATGCAGGCCAGGAGGTACCAGGACTGA
- the LOC127671164 gene encoding myeloblastin has translation MAGSRPSPRGAHPFLLLALLVGGAVQASKIVGGHEARPHSRPYVASLQLTRFPGSHFCGGTLIHPRFVLTAAHCLQDISWQLVTVVLGAHDLLSSEPEQQKFTVTQVFQKDYNPEESLNDVLLLQLNRPASLGEHVAVASLPQQDQSLSQGTQCLAMGWGRLGTRAPTPRVLQELNVTVVTFLCREHNVCTLVPRRAAGICFGDSGGPLVCNGILHGVDSFVIRECASLQFPDFFARVSMYVDWIHNVLRGAEPELPSALQAA, from the exons ATGGCTGGGAGCCGCCCATCCCCCCGCGGGGCCCATCCCTTCCTGCTGCTTGCCCTGCTCGTCGGTg GCGCAGTCCAGGCCTCCAAGATCGTGGGTGGGCACGAGGCCCGGCCCCACTCCCGGCCTTATGTGGCATCCCTGCAGCTGACCAGGTTCCCTGGGAGCCACTTCTGCGGTGGCACACTCATCCACCCGAGATTCGTGCTGACAGCCGCCCACTGCCTGCAGGACAT CTCCTGGCAGCTCGTGACGGTGGTGCTGGGTGCCCACGACCTGCTGAGCTCGGAGCCCGAGCAGCAGAAGTTCACCGTCACTCAGGTCTTCCAGAAGGATTACAACCCCGAGGAGTCTCTCAACGACGTGCTGCTCCTTCAG CTGAACCGGCCAGCCTCCCTGGGCGAGCACGTGGCAGTGGCCTCTCTGCCCCAGCAGGACCAGTCTCTGTCCCAGGGCACCCAGTGCCTGGCCATGGGCTGGGGCCGCCTGGGCACCCGAGCGCCCACGCCCCGTGTGCTGCAGGAACTGAACGTCACGGTGGTCACCTTCCTGTGCCGGGAACACAACGTGTGCACGCTGGTGCCGCGGAGGGCAGCAGGCATATGCTTC GGAGACTCGGGCGGCCCCTTGGTCTGCAATGGCATCCTCCATGGAGTGGACTCCTTCGTCATCCGCGAGTGCGCCTCCCTCCAGTTCCCCGATTTCTTCGCCCGAGTGTCCATGTATGTGGACTGGATTCACAATGTGCTGCGGGGCGCAGAGCCCGAGCTGCCTTCTGCGCTCCAGGCGGCCTAA
- the LOC127671163 gene encoding neutrophil elastase, translating to MALRAPSSQTLAPMLLALFLGGPALASEIVGGRPAQPHAWPFMASLQRRGGHFCGATLIARNFVMSAAHCVNGLNFRSVQVVLGAHDLRRREPTQQTFSVQRIFENGFDPSRLLNDIVIIQLNGSATINANVQVAQLPAQGQGVGDRTPCLAMGWGRLGTNRPSPSVLQELNVTVVTRMCRRRVNVCTLVPRRRAGICFGDSGGPLVCNNLVQGIDSFIRGGCGSGIYPDAFAPVAEFANWINSIIRSQDDRPLTHPKDREGRAN from the exons ATGGCCCTCCGCGCACCATCCAGCCAGACTCTGGCCCCCATGCTGCTGGCCTTGTTCCTGGGCG GCCCGGCACTGGCCTCAGAGATTGTTGGTGGCCGGCCAGCCCAGCCCCACGCCTGGCCCTTCATGGCGTCCCTGCAGCGGCGTGGAGGTCATTTCTGTGGCGCCACACTCATTGCCAGGAACTTCGTCATGTCAGCAGCCCACTGTGTGAACGGCCT AAACTTCCGGTCGGTGCAAGTAGTGCTGGGGGCCCACGACCTGCGGCGACGGGAGCCCACTCAACAGACCTTCTCTGTGCAGCGGATCTTCGAGAACGGCTTCGACCCGTCACGCCTACTGAATGACATTGTGATTATCCAG ctcAATGGCTCAGCTACCATTAACGCCAACGTGCAGGTGGCCCAGCTGCCTGCCCAGGGCCAGGGTGTGGGTGACAGAACTCCATGTCTGGCCATGGGCTGGGGCAGGTTGGGCACAAACAGACCGTCGCCCAGCGTGCTGCAAGAGCTCAATGTGACAGTGGTGACTCGAATGTGCCGCCGCCGTGTGAACGTATGCACGCTGGTGCCACGCCGGCGGGCAGGCATCTGTTTC GGGGACTCGGGCGGACCCTTGGTTTGTAACAACCTCGTCCAAGGCATTGACTCCTTCATCCGAGGAGGCTGTGGATCTGGAATCTACCCAGATGCCTTCGCGCCTGTGGCTGAGTTTGCAAATTGGATCAATTCCATTATCCGAAGCCAGGATGACCGCCCCCTTACCCATCCCAAAGACCGAGAGGGCAGAGCCAACTAG